The following coding sequences are from one Mus pahari chromosome X, PAHARI_EIJ_v1.1, whole genome shotgun sequence window:
- the LOC110313817 gene encoding testis-specific protein TSX-like, giving the protein MSEKQSPKTPEAECGAMDLPDFEDEENWLFQVLGLQPGPSSALDDDIDNQEEEPLSDAEFLHLQDILQEDKVSSTDDDKDICQAECPEDDETSHSDSDIDDNVKVIIGDIKASPSMYMEMLTNQNPQADQDLEVTESDGAMNPTD; this is encoded by the exons ATGTCTGAAAAGCAAAGCCCCAAGACCCCTGAAGCGGAATGCGGTGCAATGGACTTGCCGGACTTCGAGGATGAAGAAAACTGGCTTTTCCAAG TTCTGGGGCTCCAgcctgggccatcctctgctctgg ATGATGACATCGACAATCAGGAGGAAGAGCCACTGAG CGATGCCGAATTTCTTCACCTGCAAGATATTCTTCAAGAGGACAAAGTCAGCAGTACCGATGATGATAAGGACATTTGCCAAGCT GAATGTCCTGAAGATGATGAGACCAGTCACAGTGACAGCGACATAGACGATAATGTGAAAGTCATCATTGGCGATATTAAAGCAAGCCCctccatgtatat GGAGATGCTCACTAATCAGAACCCACAAGCTGACCAAGACCTGGAAGTAACTGAATCAG ACGGTGCCATGAACCCAACTGAttaa